A part of Methanobacterium bryantii genomic DNA contains:
- a CDS encoding nascent polypeptide-associated complex protein: protein MIPGAGMNPKQLKQMQRAMKQMGMDMKDVKGATEVIIKFKDKEVVIKNPKINIMDFMGQKTYQITGKPKEKKLEIELEIPDEDVELVSAQTGASKEDAIKALKDTNGDLAEAIMRLS from the coding sequence ATGATACCGGGTGCAGGGATGAACCCAAAACAACTTAAACAAATGCAAAGAGCTATGAAACAAATGGGCATGGACATGAAGGATGTCAAAGGTGCCACAGAAGTCATAATAAAGTTTAAAGATAAAGAAGTAGTGATAAAAAATCCAAAAATAAATATAATGGATTTTATGGGGCAGAAAACATACCAGATAACTGGTAAACCTAAAGAGAAAAAATTAGAAATAGAATTAGAAATTCCTGATGAAGATGTAGAGCTTGTATCTGCTCAAACAGGTGCAAGTAAAGAAGATGCTATTAAAGCATTAAAAGATACAAATGGAGATCTTGCAGAAGCAATTATGAGGTTAAGTTAG